CGAGGACGTCGAGACGGTCACCGTAGGGGCGGGCACCCTCGCCGACGACCTCCGCCGGGTACGGGCCGGCGACTGCTTCGTCGCGCTCGCGATCCACAGGTACAGCACGGAGACCGTACGCGCCGCAGGCTGGGCGCAACGCCGCGGCGCCCACGGCATCGCGCTCACCGACAACCCCGGCTCACCGCTGGCACTCACCGCGGACGAGGTCTTCTACGTCGACGTGTCGGGGCCGTCCGTACTGCGATCGGTGACCGCGTTCACGTCGCTGACGCAGGCGTTGGCCGGCGGCGTCGCGCAGGCGCTCGGCCACCAGGCGCGCGAGACGCTACTCGACGAGGAGGCGCTGCTGCGCGACTTCCACGCCTACACCGACGAGGCCGGCGGCTGACGACGCGACGGGTCAGGGTCGCCTGGCGACGCCGCAGTACAGCCACCGGCCGCTGTCGTCGTCGGCCTCGACCGGGTCCTCGCATCCCCACAGCCCGAGGAACGTGACCTTGGGCTCTGCCCCCTCGTACGGCGGCACGATCTCCAGGTCGGCGAAGTACATCTCCACCTGGTCCCTGGACCTGAGGTAGATGCTCTCGTTGGTGTTCTTGTAGACGCCGAAGAGCCCGCGTAGCGCCGCCGGCGGCTGCTTGTCCGCCGTCACGTGGCTGAGCGCGAGGTAGCTGTCAGGCGCACACGTCTCCATGTACGTCGCGACCGCGCCGAGCGGGTCACGCTGGTCGGAGACGAAGTGCAGCACGGCGGTGCTGAGCACGGCGACCGGCTGCCCGAAGTCGATCAGGTCGCGCGTCTTCTGGTGCCCGAGCACGTCGTCCGGCTTGCACGCGTCGGCGTGGATGTACTCAGTGTTCACCGAACCCGCCACGAGCTCCTGGCCGCGGTCGACCGCACGGGGGTCGTCGTCGACGTACACCACCCCGCGCGTCCCTGTTGATGCGCTGCACGACCTCGTGCGTGTTGTTCTGGGTGGGCAACCCGGCGCCGAGGTCGAGGAACTGCCGGATGCCCTGCTCGGCGAGCCAGCGAGTGGCGCGCTGGTGGAACGCCCGGTTGGCGCCCGCGATGATCTCGGCTTCCGGCACCGCGGTACGCAGCTGGGTGGCCGCCGCACGCTCGGCGTCGGTGTGCTTCGACCCGGCGAGGTACACGTCGTAGATCCCGGCCGCGGTGGGCTTGGCGGCCTCCTGACCAGAAAGCTGCTCGGTCTCCGCCATCCCACTCCGATGGTCGAGCGTGCCAGGTCGTCGTCCCCGCCGAGCAGGCCCGAGTTTAGTCGACCGCGCCGCTCGGCACACCCTGGCCCGACGTCACTTCCGGTCGCCCGCGACCGTGTCGAGGACGAAACCGAGACCCATGCCGAGCAGCCAGGTGTCCTTCGCCAGCGCGATGCCGTCCGGTGTGGGACGCAGGCTCCCTTCCTGCCGCATCCCCGGCGTACGCAGGTACAGACCGAACAGCCCACCGGCGAACGCCGCCAGCCCGGCACCCGCGACCGCGGTGGGCACGACAGGGAGCAGCAGCACCGTGCCGAGCGTGATCTCGCCGGCCGAGACCAACCGGGTGAACGTCTGTGCGTCGAGGTTCTTCACGAACGGGTACGTCCCGCTGGCCATGCCGTGCAGGTGCTCCGCGGTCTCGGCATCCGCCGAGCGCTTGGACAGACCCGAGTTCAGGATGAACGCGCCGGCCGCAGTGCGACCGGGCAGGTCACGCAGCATCGTCTTCCAACGCATGAAACCCCCTGAGCGAATTGGGAAGACACCACCCTACGACCGCAACCACGCTCCTACCCGCCTGCACGTCCCATTCCGCGGGTCGGCATCCATTGACATGGAACAGTGATCCAATTAACTTCCCTCTATAGAATCTAGCTCCAATTTCGTGGGCTCGTCGAGCTAACCCGACCGGGCAGTTTCGGACCCGCCAACGACGTCGAAGGGAACCGATGACCACATCCCCGGAGCTCCGCCGCGCGGAAGCGATGATCCTGAAGACCGAGCCACGCCGCGGACTGCTCGCCAACGCCGCCAAGGAGGCGAAGGCGCGCGGGCTCTACGACATCCCCATCGTGGACGTGGACTGCCACATCATCGAGACGATGAACATGGCCGAGCTCATCCCGTTCATCAAGAACCCGGCGATCAAGCACCTGTACTCGAAGGTGCCGAGCATGGCCAACATGGACCTCGCCGGCAGCTACGGTGACCGCGACGCCGGCGGCCGGATCTTCCGTGACACGCCGATCCCGGGCACCCGCGGCGCACCGTCGGTCGAGGGCCTGCTCGACGACATGCGGGTGATCGGCATCGACTACGCGTCGATCTTCCCCACCCCGATGCTCGCGCTCGGCGAGCACCCGGACATCGAGGTGGAGGTCGCGGTCGCGCAGGCATACAACCGGTGGCTCGTGGAGAACTACCTCGGGCACGACCCCAGGGTCAAAGCACTGCTCTACCTCCCGTTCAACGACCCGGAAGCGTCGTACCAGGAAGTCGTCGAGCTCGGCGACAAACCAGGCGTCGTCGGGTTCATGGTGACGAGCGTGCGCAAGACGCCGATCTACCACAACAGCTACATGAAGACGTACGCGGCGCTGCAGGAACGCGGCCTGCCCATCGGGTTCCACAGCGGACCGAACTGGCACGCCGCCAGCGCCAGCGCACAGCTCAACCGGTTCATGTCGGTGCATGCGCTGGACTTCCCGCTCTACAACATCCTGCACCTGTTCAACGTCGTCGTGAACGGGCTCCCCGAACGGTTCCCCAGGCTCAAGTGGGTCTTCTTCGAGGCCGGCATCTTCTGGCTCGCCTTCGCGATCCAACGGCTCGACCACGAGTTCCTCATGCGGCCCTCCGAGGCACCACTGCTGAAGCGCCGGCCGAGCGAGTACATCAAGGAGATGTTCTTCGCGACGCAGCCGCTGGAGTACCCGGAGAAGATGGAGTACCTCGAGATGGTGTTCGACATGGTCGACGGGGAGTCCCAGCTGCTCTACGCGTCGGACTACCCGCACTGGGACTTCGACCTGCCGAGCCGGATCTACGACCTGCCGTTCCTCAGCGACCAGGGGCGCAAACAGGTCCTCGGCGAGAACGCCATGCGGCTGTTCGACCTGCCCCAGCCGGCCATGCTCGACGTTGCCGAGGTGGAGTCATGACCCAGGAGCACGTGACCGCGAGAGTGCCCACCGAGTACCACGTCTGCGCCGCAGACGACGTCGCCGAGCGCGACCGGGTGCTCATCGACGCGGGCGGCGTCGAGATCGGCATCTTCAAGGTGAAGGGCAAGTTCTACGCGTACGAGAACCGGTGCGTACACCAAGGCGGTCCGGTGTGCCGAGGCGACGTACTCGGGCGTTGGGAGGAGCACCTCGACGAGGGCGGCCAGGTCGTCGGCGCCGACTTCTCCACCGAGCACATCGACATCGCGTGTCCCTGGCACGGCTGGGAGTACGACGTCGAAACGGGGAAGAACATCGCGGATCCCCGGTTCCGACTGCGCTCGTTCGACGTCGTGGTACGCGACGGCGACATCTTCATCACCATCCCTTAGCGAGGACGGCATCCATGAGCACCCCACTGCCGGCCGATGTCGAGCAGCTCAGCGACGAGGAGCTCAGGGCACTGCTCGAGCTCGTCATAAAGGTCTACTCACAGCGCGTCCAGGCACTCGTGGACGACGGAGAACCACCGTTCCCGCCGCTGCGCGCGGAGGGGTACGCAACCGCGACCGACGTCATGGTCGCGGTGCGGAACATGCTGAAGGTGTTCGAGATAGCACCGTTCGAGCTGAGCATGCTGCGCTACTGACTTTGCGGTAACCCACTTCCCGTCGCGGGGCCAACGGCGGCCGATCAGCGAGGAGCGATGATGGCAGAACGGGCGACTTCCCAGCCTGGCGTGAGCGACGATGCGTACCCCGCGCCTCGCGAGGCCCGCCGCGCCGGGATCGCAGCCTTCATCGGCACCACCATCGAGTACTACGACTTCTACATCTACAGCTCGGCTTCCGCGCTGGTGCTCGGGAAGATCTTCTTCTCCGGAGCACCACCGGCCATCGGCACGCTCGCGGCCTTCGCCACCTTCTGGACCGGCTTCCTCACCCGGCCGTTGGGCGCCGTGATCTTCGGCCACTTCGGCGACCGCTACGGACGCAAGACCGCGCTGATCGTCACGTTGACCCTGATGGGTCTCTCGACATGCGGCATCGGCGCGTTGCCAGGTACGTACAGATCGGTGTCGCCGCACCGGTCCTGCTCATCCTGCTGCGGATGATCCAGGGCGTCGCGATCGGCGGCGAGTGGGGCGGCGCCGTACTCATCGCGACGGAGTACGCGCCACCGCGTAAGAAGTTGCTCTACGGCGCGTTCGCCCAACAGGGTTCCCCCGCGGGGAACCTGCTCGCGACGGCCGCGTTCCTGCTCATGGCCCAGCTCCCGGACGCGGCATTCGAGTCGTGGGGTTGGCGAGTGCCGTTCCTCGCGTCCGCGGTGCTGGTCGCCGTCGGCCTCTTCATCCGGCTGCGACTCGCCGAGACCCCAGAGATGCGGAAGGTCATCGAACGCAGGGAGGTGTCCAGGCTCCCGATCAAGGACGTGCTCCTGAGCCACCCGGTTCTCGTGCTGCTCGGCGTCGGCGCGGTCACCGCAGGGATCTCCATCACCTACGTGAAGACGACGTTCGCGCTCTCGTGGGCGACCACGGAGCTGTCCTTCGACCGCTCTGCGTTCCTCACCATCATCTCGATCGCGCTGATCGCCCAGGTGATCGTGCAGCCGTTCGGCGCCGTGATCGCCAGCCGGATCGACATCAAGCGCGCGATCGCCTGGATCCTGCTGCCCGAGGTCGTCCTGCTGCCGCTGATGTTCGTACTGATCGGGACGAACTCGTTCTGGCTGGCCATGCTGGGCATGGTGCTCGCGACGTTCCCGCACGCGATGTACTACGCCGCACTGGCCGGAATCCTCGCCAAGGTGTTCCCCGCCGCCGTCCGTTACACCGGCATGTCGTTGTGCTACACCCTCTGCACGACCCTGTTCGCAGGCACCGCACCCATGGTGTCGCAGTTCCTACTGAGCAGCACAGGCACAGTGTGGTCCGTAGTAGCACTGGGACTCGCCTACGTCGCCATCACCCTCGTATCGGTAATGCCCCTCCTGACCAGAACGCACCAGAACACCACACCCGCGTAGCTCCATCGGCGGCCGGAGTCGGGTCTTGACCATCTCGGCGAAGCGCGTATACGGTCGCCGTTATGCGCATTAGTTATGCGCATAACTCTGAGGTGATCATGGACGCGGAACAGCCACGGGAGCCGGAGCAGCGGCAACGGGCGCGAGCACGGCAGGCCGACATCGCGCGCGCTGCCGGTGTGTCGCAGGCGACCGTCTCACTCGTGCTGAGCGACGGCGAGGCCGCCGCACGGCGAGTGGCGGAACCGACGCGACGGCGCGTGCTCGAGGTCGCCGAGCAGCTCGGCTACTCGGTCAATCCGGCCGCGCGCAGCCTCGCCGGCGGACGCAACCGGCTGCTCGGCGTCTACACGTTCGAGGCCGTCTTCCCTTCCAGGGACCGCGACTTCTACAACCCGTTCCTCGTCACCATCGAGCAGGAGGCCGAGCGCGCGGCCTACGATCTCCTGCTCTTCACCAGTGCCACACTGCCCGACCAGCGGCGCAGCATCTATGCCGGCGGCGTCAACCGACTCGCCCTCGCCGACGGCTGCATCCTGCTCGGCCGCAGGGAGAACCAGGCCGAGGTAGCCCGGCTGGCCAGGGAGGGCTTCCCGTTCGTCTACGTCGGGCGCCGGGAGATCCCCGACTGCGAGTTCTCGTACGTGGCCGCCGACTACGCCGCAGTCACCGCGCAGGTCGCGGCACACCTCGTCGAGCTCGGACACCGCAACATCGCCTACCTCGGCGCGTACCAGCCCAAGACGCCGGACCACGACCGTGCCACCGGCTGGCAGGCGGCTGTCGAGGACGCCGGCATCGGCGACACCACACAGCTACTGCGGCTCGGCAAGCGCCGCGAGATCGAGCCGGTGATCGCGCAGCTGGTCGAAGACGGCTGCACGGCACTCGTCCTGGAGGACCCGGAGTCGGCACAGCGGTACCTGGACACGGTCGCCGAGCTCGGCCTCGACGTGCCCGGCGACATCTCCGTAGCAGTGCTCGGCGACGTACCGACCGTCAGCGGCACGAGCAACTGGACCGGTTTCCGCATCCCCAGGGAGGAGATGGCCAGGCAGGCCGTGCGGCTACTGCTCGACGCCATCGACACACCGGCCGCGCAACCGGCGAACGTCACCGTGCCCTGTTCGTTCACCGCGGGCACGACGGTCGGCAAGGTGCCGCGCGCCACCGGCACCCGTACGCGCAGGACGACACGAGGACGGAGCCGATGACGTTGGAGGAAGTGGACATCGCCGTGATCGGCGGCGGCCTGGGCGGGGTGGCCGCCGCGCTTGCTGCGCTCCGGCAGGGGTGGACAGTACTGCTGTCAGAAGAGACGGAGTGGCTCGGTGGCCAGCTGACGGCACAGGCCGTACCGCCCGACGAGCACCCGTGGATCGAGCAGTTCGGGTGCACGAAGTCGTATCGAGCGCTGCGCGACGGCATCAGGGCGTACTACCGCAGCTGGTATCCGCTCACCGCCGAGGCGTACAACGATCGCTGGCTCAACCCCGGCGCGGGACGGGTGAGCAAGCTGTGCCACGAACCCCGGGTCGGGCTCGCGGTGATCGAAGCCATGCTCGCGCCGTACCGGGCGACCGGACGGCTTCGGGTCCGCACCGGCTGTCGGCCGGTCGCCGCCGACGTGGACGGCGATCGCGTGCGGTCCGTCCTGTTGCGCGACGCCGCAGGCGACACCGCCGAGGTGACCGCAGGTTACGTGCTCGACGCGACGGAGACCGGCGAGCTGTTGCCGCTCACCGGCACCGAGTACGTCACCGGGTTCGAGGCCGCGGCGGAGACCAGTGAGCCACATGGCGCGGCGCAGGCGCAACCACTGAACATGCAGGCGGTCTCGGTGTGCCTGGTAGTCGACCACCGCGCGGGTGAGGACCACACGATCGACCGGCCGGCGAACTACGCCTTCTGGCGTGACTACCAGCCGAGCTACTGGCCGGACCGACTGCTCAGCTGGACGGCGCCCGATCCACGCACCCTCGAGCCGGTCACCCGTCAGTTCCTGCCCAATCCGGACGACCGCAGCGCACACATGTTCGCCGACCAGAGCAAGGATGCCGGCGACAAGGAACTGTGGACCTTCCGCAGGATCGCCGCGCGACGCACCTTCACCGAAGGTTTCCTCGCCAGCGACACATGCCTCGTCAACTGGCCGATGATCGACTACCTCGCAGGCCCGATCTTCGAGGTCGACGATGCCGAAGCAGCCAGGCACGTGGCAGGCGCCCGCGAGCTGAGCCTCTCGATGCTGTACTGGATGCAGACCGAGGCGCCACGTGCCGACGGTGGCACAGGGTTCCCCGGCCTACGGCCACGCGGCGACCTGATCGGCACCACCGACGGGCTGGCATTGGCGCCGTACGTCAGGGAGTCCAGGCGCATCCGTGCCAAGTACACGGTCGTCGAGCAGGACCTCTCACTGACCGTACGCGGTAACCACGGTGCGGTCAGGTACGAGGACTCGGTCGGCGTAGGCAGCTACCGAATCGACCTGCACCCGTCCACCGGCGGCGACAACTACATCGACGTGGCCGGCTCACCGTTCGAGATCCCGTTGCGGTCGCTGGTGCCCGTGCGGATGCGGAACCTGCTGCCCGCGGCGAAGAACATCGGCACCACCCACATCACCAACGGGTGCTACCGCCTACACCCCGTCGAGTGGAACATCGGCGAGGTCGCCGGCACGCTCGCCGCGTTCTGCCTGAGCGACGGACACACACCTGAGGAAGTGGCCGACAAACCCGAGGTGTTCGCGGAGCTGCAGCGCCTGCTGCACCACGTCGGCGTAGAGACCCGATGGCCGGAGATCGAAGGCTACTGATCTCGCGAAACACAATGAAGTGAGGCGAACCCATGACTGACGATGTCGAGCTGCGGATCAGCGCTCCGGTACGGGCGAGGACCGACGTCCTCGTCGTCGGCGCCGGCCCTGCCGGCCTCGCCGCGGCCATCGCGAGCGCTCGGCAGGGTGCCAGGACAATGCTGGTCGAGCGGTACGGATACGTCGGAGGCAACCTGACCGCAGGGCTCGTCGGCCCGTGCATGACGTCGTACAGCCTGGACGGTAGCCAGCAACTCATCAAGGGCATCTTCGAGGAACTGGTGCTGCGGATGGAGGCCGAGGACGCGGCCATCCACCCGTCGCGGATCCCCGGCGGCAGCCCCTACTCGGGTTTCATCAGCTTCGGCCACGAGAAGGTCACCCCGTTCGACCCGGAGGCGGTGAAGGCCATCGGGGCGGAGATGTGCCTGGAAGCCGGCGTCGAGCTGCTGTTGCACACCTCGGTCGTGCAGGCGAGGACCGCAGGCGGCCGGGTGACTGGCGTCGTCGTCGCGAGCAAGTCCGGGCTCGAGGTGCTCGAAGCAGACGTCGTCGTCGACTGCTCCGCGGATGCCGACGTAGCCGCGACGGCGGGCGCCGAGATTCTCCAGGGCCGCGACGAGGACGGCCTCACCCAACCGATGACGCTCTTCTTCCGGATCGGTAACGTCGACGACGCCGTCGTCGAGGAGTACGTCGCCGCACATCCGGACGACATCCGCCCGTTCGCATCGATCGTCGCGGAGGCCACGAAGACAGGCGAGTTCACCGTGCCCCGTCGCGGCATCGGCATCTACAAGACACTGCGCTCGGGCGTATGGCGGGTGAATACCACCCGCGTGCACCGGGTCGACGCGACCGACGTCGGTGACCTCACCCGAGCCGAGATCGAGGGACGCAGGCAGGTGACCAGCCTGATGGCGTTCTTCCGGCGCCGGCTGCCCGGTTTCGCCGACTGCGTACTGCTCGACACCGCGGCCACCATCGGGGTACGTGAGTCACGCCGCATCCGCGGCGAGTACACGTTGACCCTCGACGACCTGGCTACCGGCCGCGAGTTCGACGACGTGATCGGGCTGTGCGGGTATCCGGTCGACATCCACAGTCCGACAGGTAGCGGTGGCGGGGTCGACGACAGCGCAGCCACCGCGGGTGCGTACCAGATCCCATACCGCTCGCTGGTGCCGACGCATCCGGAGCAGCTACTCGTCGCCGGCCGGTGTGTGTCGGCGACGCACGAGGCACTCGGCGCGATCCGGGTGATGCCACCGGCGTTCGCCATGGGCCAGGCCGCGGGCACGGCCGCCGCACTTGCCGTACGTGACGGCGTGCCGCCGCGTGCCGTCGACGTGGCAGCGCTCCAGCGCCAGTTGCTCGACGACGCCGCCTACCTCGGACCGCGGTACGAGACGGTCACGGCACACGAAGGCCGCAGCGGGGAGGGCTGACCGATGGCCGGCTACCTGGCTCGCAGAGTGGCGCAGTCGGTGCTGGTGATCTGGGGGGCGCTCACCATCGTCTTCGTCGTCGTACGCGTAATACCCGGCGATCCCGCCGCGCTACTGCTCGGACCGACGGCGACACGCGAGCAACTCGCGAGGACGCGCGAGAGTTTCGGCCTGGACCGGCCATTGCCCGAGCAGTACTTCTCGTACCTGCTCGACGTGCTCCGCCTCGACTTCGGCGAGTCGGTGCGGCTCGGCGGGCCGGCCATGGCCGAGGTGTTGCAGCGGCTGCCGGCCACTCTGTCGCTCGCCTTCGCGGCGCTGGCGTTGACCGTCGCCGTCAGCTTCCCCCTCGGCGTGCTCGCCGCACGCCGGCCGCACAACGTCGGCGGCAGGCTGATCTCCGTGTTCTCCCTCGCCGGCCAGGGCATGCCCCAGTTCTGGGTAGGGATCATGCTGATCCTCCTGCTCTCCGCGACACTGCGCTGGCTGCCGGCGTCCGGTTTCACGTCATTGGCGGGTCTGATCATGCCGGCGACGGCGCTCGCACTGCCGTTCATCGGTTGGCTCATCCGGTCCGTGCGCAGCGGGGTCATCGACGAGCTCGGCAAGGACTACGTCCGCACCGCCAACGCCAAAGGCCTCCTCGACGGCACAGTGTTCTACGGCCATGTGCTCCGTAACACGCTCGTGCCCATCACCACGGTCGTCGGCCTGCTGCTCGGCATCTTCATCGGCAACGCGGTGATCGTCGAGGTCGTCTTCGCGTGGCCCGGCGTAGGCCGGCTGCTCGTCGATGCCATCACCTACCGCGACTACTCCGTCGTGCAAGCCGCCGTCGCGGTGATCACCGTCGTCTACGTGTTGCTCAACCTGGCCGTCGATGTGCTCTACACGTACCTCGATCCGCGAGTGCGCTTCCAGGAAGGCAGGTGACCACGTGGCAACGCTCTCCCGCCCTACCGGCATGCAGTTGACACTACGGCGAGTCCCGCTGCGCGTCGCGCTGCCGGGCGCCGTCGTCGCGTTGTACGTCATCGCCGCGACACTCGGACCGATCGTCCGCCCGTACGAGGCGTCGCAGACCAACGTCGTCGACCGGCTGCTGCCCCCGGGGGCCACACTCGCCAACGGCAGCACCGCATGGTTCGGCACCGACCAAGTCGGCCGCGACCTCCTCGCGCAGGTGCTCGCCGGTGCGCGGGTGTCGCTCGTCGTGGCAGCTGCCACGATCGTGTTGGGCGGCGCACTCGGACTGTTGCTCGGCCTGCTCTCCGGCTACTTCGGGCGCTGGATCGACAGCATCATCATGCGGCTCGGTGACATCCAGCTCGCGTTCCCCAGCATCCTACTGGCGATCCTGATCGCCGGTGTGCTCGGCCCCAGCGTCGTGAACGTCATCCTGACGCTTGCGATCACCCGCTGGGTGATATTCGCCCGTGTGGTACGTGCATCCGCGCTCGTCGCGAAACGAAGGGAATCCGTCGACGGCGCCAAGGTACTCGGCGTCTCGACCGGTCGGATCCTGTGGCGCTACATCCTCCCCGACGTGCTCGGCCCGCTGCTCGTGGTGGCCACCGTGCAGGTCGGCCTGATGATCATCGCGGAGGCGTCGCTGAGCTTCCTCGGCCTGGGCGTGCCTACGTCGCAGGCCTCGTGGGGCTCCACCATCGCCGCCGGCCGCGACTACCTCGACACCGCTTGGTGGATCGCTGCGGTCCCCGGCCTGGCGATGGCCCTGCTCGTGGTCTGCGTCGGCGTGCTCGGCGACGCACTGCGGCACCGCACCGATCCGACCGTCGATCTCTAGCCTCCGGAAGGGACACCCGCAATGTCACCAAACAGCTTCAGCCGCCGCGACTTCCTGCGCACCACCGCGTTCTCCGTCGGTGGACTCACCGTGCTCGGCCTCACCGGCTGCGGCATGACGGAGGAGTCGGACGTCAGCGGTGCCGGCGCAAGCACACTGACGGCTGCGTTCATCCGACCGATCATCTCGCTCGATCCGCACGGACCGAGCGATGTAGACGAGGGCACGCTGCTCGCCTGCAGACACATCTTCGACACGCTCGTACGCCGCGACGGCAAGAAGCTGGTACCGAACGTGGCAAGCAAGTGGAGTCAGCCGAACCCCACGACCTGGGTGTTCGAGCTCCGCGACGACGTCATGTTCCACGACGGCAACAAGCTCACCGCAGAAGACGTCAAGGCATCGCTGGAGCGCGTCGCCGGCTCGGACACCCCGCAGGCAGAGCTCTGGGCAACGCTGAAGGACGTCACCACGGAAGGTCCGCACAAGTTGCGGATCACGACCGAGCGGCCACTGGGCACCATGCTGGCCAGCCTGACACTGCTCTTCGTCGCGCCGGCGGACAAGCTCGGCGAGAAGGGCTTCTTCGACAAGCCCATCGGCAGCGGCCCGTTCCGTGTCGACTCCTACACCGCGTCGGACCACCTGAACCTGTCGGCCGCGAAGAAGTACTGGGGTACCGGCTCGAAGCTGAAGAAGCTGAAGCTGCCGTTCATCCCGGAGAACTCCACGAGGCTCACCTCGCTGAAGAGCGGCGAGGTGGACCTCACCTGGACCATCCCGCCGGACCAGATGGAGAGCATGAAGGGCTCGGTCGATCTCGACATCAGCAGCGTGCCGAGTTTCGTGTACTACTTCAACTGGTTCAACTGCGGCCGGAAACCCTTTACCGACAAGCGGGTTCGCCAGGCGATGTGGCACGCACTCGATGTGCGGAAGATCGTCAACAGCCTGTTCAAGGACACCGCCGACGTGATTAAGGCGCCGATCCCTTCCACAGTATTCGGCTACGCAGAACAGCAGCCGTACGAGTACGACCCGGCGAAGGCGAAGCAGCTACTCGCCGACGCGGGCTACCCGAACGGCTTCTCGACCAGCCTGATGTGGCCGCGCAACATGTCACCGGAGATCAAGTCGCTCGCGGAGTCGTTCACGACCTACTGGAAGAAGATCGGGGTGAAGGTGAAGCTCGAGGAGCTCGAACAGGCAGCATGGCTGAAGCGGCTCCTGGACCTCGACTGGGACATGGACCTCCAGACGAACGGTGTCACCACCGGCGACGCCGACTACACGCTCGGCCGGTTGTACACGACTGATGCCAACCGGCTCGGCTACTCCAACAAGGAGCTCGACGACATCCTGCACTCCGCCAGGAGCGCGACCGACCAACAGGAACGCAAGGCCCTGTACCGCAAGGCATGCAAGATCCTGTGGGAGGACGCCCCTGGCATCTACCCGGTACAGCTGAACTCGACCTACGGCATGCGTACGGGCATCAAGGGCTTCGAGCCTTCACCGGACAACCAGCCGGTCCTCACCCGGGTCAGCAAGGGCTGACGATGAACGCACCGGGTACTCAGCTCCGCGGCGGCGACGCGAACCTGCTCACCGTCAGGGACCTGGCCGTCGACTTCACGACGGGGCGTGGCCCGCTGCGCGCGGTCGACGGTGTCTCCTTCGACGTGTCCCGCGGCCAGACAGTGGCTCTGGTCGGTGAGTCCGGCAGCGGGAAGAGCACCACGGGCCTGGCCGTCATGGGCCTGCTCCCCCGCACCAAGAGCACCGTCGCGGACGGCACGGTCTCGTTCCTCGGCAACGACATCACGGCGGCGCACGACAAGGTGATGCGCGACCTCAGGGGCGCACACGTGTCCATGGTGTTCCAGGACCCGTTGAGCGCACTCAACCCGGTGCTGACGATCGGCAAGCAGCTGCGGGAGATGTTCACCCGCCACAGGGGAATGTCCAGCCGCCAGGCCAGAGAAGCCGCC
This genomic window from Streptosporangiales bacterium contains:
- a CDS encoding ABC transporter permease subunit — translated: MQLTLRRVPLRVALPGAVVALYVIAATLGPIVRPYEASQTNVVDRLLPPGATLANGSTAWFGTDQVGRDLLAQVLAGARVSLVVAAATIVLGGALGLLLGLLSGYFGRWIDSIIMRLGDIQLAFPSILLAILIAGVLGPSVVNVILTLAITRWVIFARVVRASALVAKRRESVDGAKVLGVSTGRILWRYILPDVLGPLLVVATVQVGLMIIAEASLSFLGLGVPTSQASWGSTIAAGRDYLDTAWWIAAVPGLAMALLVVCVGVLGDALRHRTDPTVDL
- a CDS encoding ABC transporter substrate-binding protein, with the protein product MSPNSFSRRDFLRTTAFSVGGLTVLGLTGCGMTEESDVSGAGASTLTAAFIRPIISLDPHGPSDVDEGTLLACRHIFDTLVRRDGKKLVPNVASKWSQPNPTTWVFELRDDVMFHDGNKLTAEDVKASLERVAGSDTPQAELWATLKDVTTEGPHKLRITTERPLGTMLASLTLLFVAPADKLGEKGFFDKPIGSGPFRVDSYTASDHLNLSAAKKYWGTGSKLKKLKLPFIPENSTRLTSLKSGEVDLTWTIPPDQMESMKGSVDLDISSVPSFVYYFNWFNCGRKPFTDKRVRQAMWHALDVRKIVNSLFKDTADVIKAPIPSTVFGYAEQQPYEYDPAKAKQLLADAGYPNGFSTSLMWPRNMSPEIKSLAESFTTYWKKIGVKVKLEELEQAAWLKRLLDLDWDMDLQTNGVTTGDADYTLGRLYTTDANRLGYSNKELDDILHSARSATDQQERKALYRKACKILWEDAPGIYPVQLNSTYGMRTGIKGFEPSPDNQPVLTRVSKG